AGAGACCGTTTGAGACCAATATTGGAAAACCAGGTCGTGGGCGGACCAACAACAGGAAGAGTGCCACCCATACATCCCGTAAGGACCAGAGTAAATGATCAACACTATTGGAATAAATCTATAATAAGACTGTCTTTCAGAGTCCAATCATCATTTCTTGCGCAACTAGGGAATACGGTGGATGCAATAATCAGCCATACCACGTCTAGGACCAATCCTCCTTTGAATAGGCAGCTGTTCGAGATACACCTGAAGGAATGAGCAACCACCTCCCCCAAATGTACCACAGGTTCCAAGAGCTGTAGCAGAAGGTGGAGGACAAGAACAGCCTCATGGTGCAGCGGTTGGAGAGGAGCCACCTCCTAGTGCAGTAGTTGGACAAGAGCGCCCACGTGATGGAGTTGCTGATCATCGACATTGAAGGCGTTCTCGCTCTAGGCATAGGCGTTCATGATCCCGTAATAGACATATGCCTCCTCCCCGAAGACATAGAGGGGTGGTGGATGATCTCCATCCGACCCATCGTCTAGTTCATCTGGATCCAGGCGTAGCAGGTCCAAGAGTAGGAACCCATCAATGGCGGATCGTGATTACATAATTGCTGAAATTAACAGGCGTTTGCAAGAAGCCCTGTTGAGACAAAAACGAAGAGAATGAAAGGCACAATCCTCATGTCAATAGGGATTCTCCATTCACGAGGCGTTTCCTAAGATTCGCACCAGGAAGGGGATTTAAAGCCCTAAATCTTCCAAGCTACAAAGGAGACGATAATCCTAAAGCCCATGCTAGACAATACAGAGAGCTTATGGAAATCTATGGTTCTAATGAAGGTATTCTTTGCAGAATGTTCTTGACCACCTTGAAGGGACCATcgtatgattggttccaatcacTTTCGGCGGGTTGCATAGATAGCCGGGAGCAGCTGAGCAGagaattttgtgcaaaatttgcTGGCAGCATCCCTCTAACTGTTTCTCCTCGCAAGCAGAAGGAGGGTGAACCACTCCGGGAATACATCAATAAGTTCAACAAACTGTGTATTCAGATCACTAACATATATGTTGGTGAATTGTACAAAGAGAATAGatagaaaaaagaagaaaaacaagaaattaaagaaatatggagaagatggtgtatttgatttttttttttatcattttgagggttgtttgtgataattagataaatggtattaatttataaaataaatagatataatgacaaaattaacttttttccctgtaacttttaacaccgttaattaATTTAGCatatgtttaattaatttagcaTATGTTTACTAGCGGAATGAATTTCAAAGAATCATTTTATAAAACAAAATGCTAAATATTATTAGGCAAAAACTAATGAGCGTCCCGAGGGCGctagataagaaaaataattatcattaattactatattgaaagaataaataaaaggatTTCATTATTGatcattatttattgattttttattaattgatcattaatctttttttttgactaattaatcattaatcattttttttgacTAATTAATCATTAATTACTCCATTTTATTCCCACTATAACATCTCATTCCCTCTATTTCCTATTTCCATTATTTCATATTCCCTtagaaaatttataattttttcaacTTTTCCCCCCCACTTCCTTttccgcaaaaaaaaaaaaaaaatcagattacacTTTCAATTATAAGGCCTTAATATCTCATTCCCTCTACTTTATTTCTGTCATTTCATTTCCACTTTCAAttatgatttttcttttattttatgagttgaaaatcttttttttatttgattgagATGAGAAATGATTGTTAAATTGGACATATGAAATGACGAGAAGGAAGTGGTGAGGATGTTCAGGCCTTAAATTTCAAAGgccaatttgatttttttttgttggtggAAAGGAAGTGAGGAcataaattgaaagaaaaaaaatgtgtagaaattgaaagaacaaaATGCTAAATATTATTAGGCAAAAACTAATGAGTGTCCCGGGGGCGctagataagaaaaataattatcattaattactatattgaaagaataaataaaaggatTTCATTATtgatcattatttattatttattgattttttattaattgatcattaatcttttttttttgactaattaatcattaatcattttttttgacTAATTAATCATTAATTACTCCATTTTATTCCCACTATAACATCTCATTCCCTCTATTTTCTATTTCCATTATTTCATATTCCCTtagaaaatttataattttttcaacTTTTCCCCCCCACTTCCTTttccgcaaaaaaaaaaaaaaaaatcagattacacTTTCAATTATAAGGCCTTAATATCTCATTCCCTCTACTTTATTTCTGTCATTTCATTTCCACTTTCAAttatgatttttcttttattttatgagttgaaaatcttttttttatttgattgagATGAGAAATGATTGTTAAATTGGACATATGAAATGACGAGAAGGAAGTGGTGAGGATGTTCAGGCCTTAAATTTCAAAGgccaatttgattttttttgttggtgGAAAGGAAGTGAGGAcataaattgaaagaaaaaaaatgtgtagaaattgaaagaaaaaaatctcAAAAGAAGGTGAAATTATGAGAAATATTATGGAGGGAATGAGACGTTATGgtgggaaaataaaaaaaaaagttgaaaaaaattataaaatttctaAGGGAAGATGAAATGGTGGGAATAGAAAATAGAGGGAATGAGATGTTATGGTGAGAATAAAATGGAGTAAGTAATGATTAATTAgtcaaaaaaaatgattaatgattaattagtcaaaaaaaattaatgatcaataatgatatatttttatttattctttcaacctaacaattaatgataattatttttcttatctagTACTCCGGAGCGCCCGTTAGCGGGTTCGATATTATTATTAGActtggcaattatcgtgttcgagtcgtgttcgtgtcgtgtcatttcggattcgtgtcaaaaagagtaaacccaaacccaacccaaaaactttcgtgtcaaagtcgtgttaacctattcgggttagtgtcgatttcgtgtcgtgttttcgggttacatgtaattttgttatgcgtatatattaataataactcttaaaaatataagaagatttggtactgtttttaaacattttatatcatttttagattagtatgctaacaataattatcgaaaagttcgataatatcatgttagagggttatgtaatgtgtttataacaatttaggaaattcaaattaatatttgcaattaataattataattttattatctttattaataaagtgacataaaaaaatatgagagaatataacaataattttcaatatccgtgtcatttcgtgtcgtttttgggttcacatatcaacactaacccaacccaaaaattagcgtgtcagtttcgtgtcaacccaaaaatgacccattacctattaagctcaacactaacactaaaaatctgtgtcgtgttcgtgtcgtgtaatcgggtcgtgtgtcattttgccacctctaatTATTATTGTATAAACTTAACTAGACAATATATTTGTTGCGCCTTAAAATGAAAGGCTAAACGGTGTAGTTTTGATGTGTTTACACTTGTGCCCAATAATGATAGTAACAGAATTTATACCTTACAACAAACACAGGAAAAACAGAAGTGGGCCCTTTCTTCCTTGTTCCAAGAAAAACGATTAAACGAATATACCAAAATATACTTTGAAACGCTCCAACAATATTGAGGAATTCACATTGCGTGTGGGTCCCATAAATGACGTAACCAGCCATCTTCCTTTCCTATTTATACCGCCTCCGTTCCTCATCCCTAGCGGTTTGAAACAAACACAAACCATCCTCTTCCCCAAATTTCTCAAGAGTTCCGATTTCCTCTCTTGACTTTCTCCTTTAATTTGACCTCAACCTTCTTTTACCTAACATGGTGAACTCAACAACTCAGACTATCAAGTTTCTCTGCAGTTACAGTGGTAAGATCATTCCTCGACCTCTTGACGGAAAACTCCGTTATGTCGGTGGTTTTACCAGAGTTCTCGCCGTCGATCGCTCTATTTCCTTTACAggtttctttctctttttccgATTCTTCTATCTCATTCCAATTTAATTTTAAGGAATTCTCTGTTAACTCATATCTGATTGATTCGTGCAGAGCTGATGGTCAAGCTCGTAGAATTTTGTGGATTCTCCGTCGTGTTGAGATGCCAGTTACCTAATGGAGATATGGAGACTTTGATTTCTATCAAATCAGAAGAGGAATTGGTTTTTATTATTGAAGAATACGATCGGCGTTCTCCTGATTCGAAGATTAGAGCTGTTCTTTCCACTCCAAAGTCGCTCAAATCAATATCTCCTCCTCAATCTATCAATTTTTCTCCAACTAAATTCAAATCGAATCATAATGCCGTTGATTATGGACGATATCGGAGCAATTCGCCGCCGGTTGGCTATCCCGTCGACTTTTATGGAAATTACAGCAGGAGCCGTTGCTTTCCATCTCAGGAACGAGAATGGTGTTGTCGTGACCCTCGGTGCTACAAGAACTTTCATTGACGCCCAAACCCGGAGTTAGATGATAGAGTTTATACACAGATTAGAACAAAAATGGtgaaaaataatatacaaaAGTAAAATGAATATGGAGAGAGTTGAAGTTTTGGATGTGGGATTGGaatgtaaattttttaaaagGAATTTTTTGATTGCTTGAATTCTTTTGCCTCGTTGATTGCTTATTCAGGCGAATTTTCACACTTCTAGGTGTTAGGGTTTACCGGAGCGCCGCGCGTGAATGCAAGCAAGTTGTTTGTATTCCGTTAAATGTTTGTCGCGTAACTGACCTAAAAATTTGACTGACggtattaatttattttaggtTCCGTTtgcataatttttattttattttttttttatgattttaaggtttttttttttgtttttttttattattttcttttgaaGATTTTTCTGATATATTTTGGTTTTCTGATTTGCAGGTTAAAGGAGACTGCGAGGAATGAATATCCATTTTGTTTTTGTCCTCACCAAAGAGGAAAGAGAAGTCATTGGAACTTTTTGTTTAGAATTTCTGAAATAACGTAACCAAACGAAACGAGAAATCTGTTTCGTAGGAAAATTCATTGAACTTTCTATTCAAAGTCGTGCAAGCTGGATTAGGTATAGAAGTGACTAATAAAAAGAACTTGCAAAAATAAATATGGGGCCACAAACAAAAGTCACGACATtatcaatttaaaattttgcaATATGAACAATATTAGTAATAGGGTAATATCTAAATttatctctattttttttagaatttttaatataagaa
The DNA window shown above is from Euphorbia lathyris chromosome 1, ddEupLath1.1, whole genome shotgun sequence and carries:
- the LOC136229924 gene encoding RAF-like serine/threonine-protein kinase PRAF, which codes for MVNSTTQTIKFLCSYSGKIIPRPLDGKLRYVGGFTRVLAVDRSISFTELMVKLVEFCGFSVVLRCQLPNGDMETLISIKSEEELVFIIEEYDRRSPDSKIRAVLSTPKSLKSISPPQSINFSPTKFKSNHNAVDYGRYRSNSPPVGYPVDFYGNYSRSRCFPSQEREWCCRDPRCYKNFH